The following proteins are encoded in a genomic region of Vibrio spartinae:
- the gltB gene encoding glutamate synthase large subunit, producing the protein MLNSSGLYTPELEHDACGIGFVAHLKNRKSHQVVTQALDMLARMEHRGGQGCDPCSGDGAGILLQKPHEFLLEETVKLGIRLPSFDQYGVGVVLFPQDEYKRGQCRDILERNAKRLDLEILGYRILPTDNHMLGADPLSSEPQFEHVFISGGPGVTPEELERKLYVLRNYTVRVCLESISNIGDDFYINSMSYKTLIYKGQLTTEQVPQYFLDLQNPTMVTALALVHSRFSTNTFPKWRLAQPFRYIAHNGEINTVRGNLNWMKAREAILESERFTQAEIDMLLPICQEDSSDSSNFDMVLELLVLSGRSLPHALMMMIPEAWQENKKMDAKRRAFYQYHANVMEPWDGPASVCFSDGVMVGATLDRNGLRPSRYTVTKDDFLIMASESGVVDIAADNIQYRGRLQPGKIFVADLEEGRIISDEEIKESIANAQPYEQWVQDNLLSLKSLPEAETGHNQPQPERLLHRQQAFGVSSEEVNQIILPLAQTGYEPLGSMGADWPLAVLSHQSQHLSHYFKQLFAQVTNPPIDPIRERMVMSLNTYLGKDQNLLSESPAHCRKVELESPVISNAELEKLRAIDNEHLQAKTLDIVFQASGEPGKLERALKRICQYAEDAVIDGYSIILLTDRAVNSNHAAIPGMLAVGAVHHHLIRKGLRAKCGIVIETGDARETHHFATLLGYGANAVNPYLVTETIVDLQLKNKLDPQANINTLFDNYRKGVNGGLLKIFSKMGISTLQSYHGAQIFEALGISKAVVDRYFTGTVTRIQGLTLDDIAKEVLIRHRLGYPLREIPLQVLDVGGVYQWKQRGEQHLFNPETIHLLQQSTRHQDYAQFKAYAEAVDRQGDKAVTLRSQLEMVKNPAGQITLDDVEPIESIVRRFASGAMSFGSISYEAHATLAVAMNRLGAKSNSGEGGEDPIRFEKKENGDWERSAIKQVASGRFGVTAYYLTNADELQIKMAQGAKPGEGGQLPGDKVDDWIGATRHSTPGVGLISPPPHHDIYSIEDLAQLIFDLKNANRAGRVNVKLVSEAGVGTIASGVAKAKADVVLIAGYDGGTGASPISSIRHTGLPWELGLAETHQTLLKNGLRNRIVVQADGQMKTPRDLAIATLLGAEEWGVATAALVVEGCIMMRKCHKNTCPVGIATQNKTLRERFDGRVEDVVTFFRYMAQGLREIMAELGFRTIDDMVGQAHKLKVRSDTEHWKYHNLDLSPLLYMESPRSDDGIFCQTTQNHALENILDRQLIQIAQPALTQGKAVQAAFPIRNTDRSTGTMLSNEISKVYRDQGLPQLMQVKFTGSAGQSFGAFLSPGVQFEVEGDANDYWGKGLSGGTLILYPNHNTSLVPEENIVVGNVCFYGATSGESYIRGKAGERFCVRNSGARVVVEGIGDHGCEYMTGGVAVILGSTGRNFAAGMSGGVAYVWDTDGDFQNKLNAELVDLDPLDQEDIDLLETMLNNHIRFTGSEVALRFMDNFEQNLQSLVKVMPRDYKAVLQKQQAAQQVPTTEAEAV; encoded by the coding sequence ATGTTAAATTCATCAGGGCTATATACGCCCGAACTGGAGCATGACGCCTGCGGTATCGGCTTTGTTGCCCATTTAAAAAACCGCAAATCCCATCAGGTTGTCACTCAGGCACTGGACATGCTGGCCCGAATGGAACACCGCGGTGGTCAGGGATGTGATCCATGCAGTGGCGACGGTGCTGGCATTCTCCTACAGAAACCCCATGAGTTTCTTCTTGAAGAAACCGTCAAACTCGGGATTCGTCTGCCCTCATTCGATCAATATGGTGTGGGTGTGGTGTTATTTCCGCAGGATGAATACAAACGAGGACAGTGTCGTGACATTCTGGAAAGGAATGCCAAGCGTCTGGATTTAGAAATTCTCGGATACCGCATTCTTCCGACCGATAACCATATGTTAGGGGCGGATCCACTCAGTAGCGAGCCACAATTCGAACACGTCTTTATCAGTGGTGGTCCGGGCGTCACCCCGGAAGAACTGGAACGCAAACTCTATGTGCTGCGTAACTATACGGTGCGCGTTTGTCTGGAAAGTATCTCCAATATCGGGGATGACTTTTACATCAACTCAATGTCATATAAGACACTGATCTACAAAGGACAGTTGACCACCGAGCAAGTCCCGCAGTATTTCCTTGATCTGCAAAATCCAACGATGGTCACCGCGCTGGCCTTGGTGCATTCTCGCTTTTCTACCAATACTTTCCCGAAATGGCGTCTGGCTCAGCCTTTCCGTTATATTGCCCATAATGGTGAAATTAATACGGTTCGCGGCAACCTCAACTGGATGAAAGCCAGAGAAGCAATTCTTGAATCTGAGCGGTTTACCCAAGCTGAAATCGACATGCTGTTACCGATTTGTCAGGAAGACAGTTCCGATTCATCAAACTTCGATATGGTGCTGGAACTACTGGTTCTCTCAGGCCGCAGCTTGCCTCATGCGCTGATGATGATGATTCCCGAAGCATGGCAGGAAAATAAAAAAATGGATGCCAAGCGTCGTGCATTCTATCAGTATCATGCCAATGTCATGGAACCGTGGGACGGTCCGGCATCTGTCTGTTTCAGTGATGGGGTGATGGTCGGTGCGACGTTGGATCGTAATGGCTTGCGCCCTTCCCGTTATACCGTCACGAAAGATGATTTCCTGATCATGGCATCAGAATCAGGTGTCGTCGATATCGCAGCAGACAATATTCAATATCGGGGTCGCCTCCAACCCGGCAAAATTTTTGTCGCCGATCTGGAAGAAGGACGGATTATTTCAGACGAAGAGATCAAAGAGAGTATTGCGAACGCACAGCCTTACGAGCAGTGGGTTCAAGATAACTTACTCAGTCTTAAATCACTTCCTGAAGCTGAAACCGGACATAATCAGCCGCAACCAGAACGATTGCTACATCGTCAGCAGGCATTTGGGGTCAGCAGCGAAGAAGTCAATCAGATTATTCTGCCACTGGCTCAAACCGGCTACGAACCCTTAGGCTCGATGGGAGCAGACTGGCCTCTGGCTGTGCTGTCTCACCAGTCTCAGCATTTATCTCACTATTTCAAACAGCTATTTGCTCAGGTCACCAACCCACCGATCGACCCGATCCGTGAACGGATGGTGATGTCCCTGAACACCTATCTGGGAAAAGATCAAAACTTGCTCAGTGAGTCACCGGCACACTGTCGTAAAGTCGAACTCGAATCACCGGTCATTTCCAATGCTGAGCTTGAAAAACTCAGAGCAATAGATAACGAGCACCTGCAAGCAAAAACGCTGGATATCGTTTTTCAGGCCAGTGGCGAACCGGGTAAACTGGAACGCGCACTGAAACGGATTTGTCAGTATGCGGAAGACGCCGTCATCGATGGTTATTCGATTATTTTGCTGACTGACCGCGCAGTGAACTCAAACCATGCCGCCATTCCGGGGATGCTGGCTGTCGGTGCAGTCCACCATCACCTGATCCGCAAAGGATTACGGGCCAAATGCGGTATCGTCATCGAAACGGGCGATGCACGGGAAACGCACCACTTTGCCACATTACTCGGTTATGGTGCCAATGCCGTCAACCCATATTTGGTTACGGAAACCATTGTCGATCTACAACTGAAGAACAAGCTGGATCCGCAAGCGAATATCAATACGCTCTTCGATAACTATCGCAAAGGGGTCAACGGTGGTCTGCTGAAGATTTTCTCGAAGATGGGAATTTCAACCCTTCAGTCTTATCACGGTGCGCAAATTTTTGAAGCCCTGGGCATTAGCAAAGCCGTCGTGGATAGATACTTTACCGGAACAGTGACCCGGATTCAGGGGCTCACACTGGACGATATTGCCAAAGAAGTTCTGATCCGTCATCGCCTCGGCTATCCATTACGCGAAATTCCGCTGCAAGTCTTAGATGTCGGTGGGGTTTATCAGTGGAAACAACGCGGTGAACAACACTTGTTCAATCCGGAAACCATTCACTTGTTACAACAATCAACGCGTCATCAAGACTATGCGCAGTTCAAAGCATATGCCGAAGCCGTGGATCGTCAGGGTGACAAAGCCGTGACACTCCGTAGCCAGCTTGAGATGGTGAAAAACCCGGCTGGGCAGATTACTCTCGATGACGTTGAACCGATCGAAAGTATCGTCAGACGATTTGCCTCCGGTGCCATGTCATTCGGTTCAATTTCCTATGAGGCGCACGCCACGTTAGCCGTTGCGATGAACCGCCTCGGCGCAAAATCAAACTCAGGTGAAGGCGGTGAAGACCCGATCCGCTTTGAGAAGAAAGAAAACGGTGACTGGGAACGCTCCGCTATCAAACAGGTTGCTTCAGGTCGCTTCGGCGTTACCGCCTATTATCTGACCAATGCGGATGAATTACAGATCAAAATGGCTCAGGGAGCAAAACCCGGAGAAGGCGGACAACTTCCCGGAGATAAAGTCGATGATTGGATCGGTGCCACCCGTCACTCCACTCCGGGCGTCGGTCTGATTTCCCCGCCACCGCATCACGATATTTATTCTATCGAGGATTTGGCACAGCTCATATTTGACTTGAAAAATGCCAACCGTGCCGGTCGTGTCAACGTTAAACTGGTTTCTGAAGCCGGTGTCGGCACAATCGCTTCCGGGGTTGCCAAAGCCAAAGCCGATGTCGTGCTGATCGCAGGTTATGACGGCGGTACAGGGGCATCCCCGATTTCATCGATTCGTCATACTGGTCTGCCGTGGGAGCTGGGACTGGCTGAAACGCACCAGACCCTACTGAAAAACGGGCTACGCAACCGAATCGTCGTTCAGGCGGACGGACAGATGAAGACACCGCGCGATCTGGCAATTGCAACCCTACTCGGCGCTGAAGAATGGGGCGTTGCCACCGCAGCACTGGTGGTCGAAGGTTGTATTATGATGCGTAAATGTCACAAGAATACTTGTCCGGTCGGCATTGCCACACAGAACAAAACCCTGCGTGAACGATTTGACGGTCGCGTCGAAGATGTGGTGACGTTCTTCCGCTATATGGCGCAAGGACTCCGTGAAATCATGGCAGAACTGGGCTTCAGAACCATTGATGACATGGTCGGTCAGGCCCACAAACTGAAAGTCAGAAGCGATACCGAACACTGGAAGTATCACAACCTTGACTTGAGTCCGCTGCTGTATATGGAGTCACCAAGAAGCGATGATGGCATTTTCTGCCAGACCACTCAGAATCATGCTCTGGAAAATATCTTAGATCGCCAGCTCATTCAGATCGCCCAACCTGCCTTAACGCAGGGGAAAGCCGTTCAGGCAGCCTTCCCGATCCGCAATACCGACCGGAGTACCGGCACCATGCTCTCGAATGAGATTTCGAAAGTCTATCGCGATCAGGGGTTACCTCAGCTCATGCAAGTGAAATTTACCGGCTCTGCCGGCCAGTCTTTCGGTGCATTTCTGAGTCCAGGCGTTCAGTTCGAAGTTGAAGGCGACGCAAATGACTACTGGGGCAAAGGTTTATCCGGTGGCACACTGATTCTTTATCCAAACCACAATACATCTCTTGTTCCTGAAGAGAATATCGTGGTCGGTAATGTCTGTTTCTACGGCGCCACATCCGGTGAGTCTTACATTCGGGGGAAAGCCGGTGAGCGTTTCTGTGTCAGAAACTCCGGTGCCCGTGTCGTGGTTGAAGGCATTGGTGATCACGGTTGTGAATACATGACGGGCGGTGTTGCTGTCATCTTAGGTTCAACCGGCCGTAATTTCGCAGCCGGCATGAGTGGCGGCGTCGCCTATGTCTGGGATACCGACGGTGATTTCCAGAATAAACTCAACGCTGAACTGGTTGATCTGGATCCACTGGATCAAGAGGATATCGATTTGCTCGAGACTATGCTCAACAATCACATCCGTTTCACCGGGAGTGAAGTGGCACTGCGCTTTATGGATAACTTTGAGCAGAACCTGCAATCTCTGGTGAAAGTCATGCCGAGAGATTACAAAGCCGTCCTGCAAAAACAACAAGCAGCACAACAAGTACCGACAACGGAAGCGGAGGCCGTGTAA
- a CDS encoding glutamate synthase subunit beta gives MGKPTGFLEHGRELPAKVAPEVRLKHNQEFVLNDEFGDKINTQASRCMDCGVPFCHSGCPIGNIIPEFNDAVYRNSWQEAWQILSSTNNFPEFTGRVCPAPCESACVLGINQDPITICNIEKTIVETAYREGYAQPKTPRSRTGKTIAIIGSGPSGLSAAEQLNSAGHTVTVYERDEKVGGLLRFGIPDFKLGMDIIDRKIELMRQAGIKFVVDAHIGVNINAQQLRQEYDVVLLTGGSTVPRDLPIPGRDLNGVYFAMQFLAQNNRRANNMDLKSEDIHAKGKHVVVIGGGDTGSDCVGTSNRHGAASITQVEIMPMPPEKRPANMPWPQYPMILRTSTSHEEGCDRHWNILTKAFIGNEQGQVTGLKVADIVWQPAKAGERPTYEEVAGSERVMPCDMAFLAMGFLHPEPHGVLAQLDIALDERGNVATTDYQTNQAGVFAAGDMRTGQSLVVRCINEGRECARAIDGYLMGETNLEARADSLMRSA, from the coding sequence ATGGGAAAACCAACTGGATTTTTAGAACATGGCCGGGAGCTGCCTGCAAAAGTGGCACCGGAAGTCAGACTCAAGCACAACCAAGAGTTTGTGCTCAATGATGAGTTCGGTGACAAAATTAATACGCAGGCTTCTCGCTGTATGGATTGTGGCGTGCCCTTCTGTCACAGTGGCTGCCCGATCGGCAACATCATTCCTGAATTTAATGATGCGGTTTACCGGAACAGCTGGCAAGAAGCATGGCAAATTCTCAGTTCAACCAATAACTTCCCGGAATTTACCGGCCGCGTGTGCCCGGCGCCCTGTGAAAGTGCATGTGTGTTGGGGATCAATCAGGATCCGATTACTATCTGTAATATCGAGAAAACGATTGTCGAAACGGCTTATCGCGAAGGATACGCTCAACCGAAAACCCCACGCAGCCGTACCGGCAAAACCATTGCGATTATCGGCTCCGGCCCGTCGGGATTATCCGCTGCCGAGCAGCTCAATAGTGCCGGTCACACGGTCACTGTGTATGAGCGGGATGAGAAAGTCGGTGGATTACTGCGGTTTGGGATACCGGACTTTAAACTTGGTATGGACATTATTGATCGCAAGATCGAGTTGATGCGTCAGGCTGGTATCAAATTTGTTGTCGATGCCCATATTGGGGTCAACATCAATGCTCAGCAACTGCGTCAGGAATATGATGTGGTTCTGCTGACTGGTGGCTCGACCGTCCCTCGCGATCTGCCGATTCCGGGCCGAGACTTGAACGGTGTTTATTTTGCGATGCAATTTCTTGCTCAGAATAATCGCCGCGCCAACAACATGGATCTCAAAAGCGAAGACATCCACGCGAAAGGGAAACATGTGGTCGTGATCGGTGGTGGCGATACAGGCTCCGACTGTGTCGGAACCTCAAACCGTCACGGGGCAGCAAGCATTACTCAGGTTGAGATCATGCCAATGCCACCGGAGAAACGTCCGGCTAATATGCCGTGGCCGCAATATCCGATGATTCTTCGCACTTCGACTTCTCATGAAGAAGGGTGTGACCGTCACTGGAATATCCTGACCAAAGCATTTATCGGCAATGAGCAAGGTCAAGTAACGGGGCTGAAAGTTGCCGACATCGTTTGGCAACCAGCCAAGGCCGGTGAACGTCCGACTTACGAGGAAGTCGCTGGCAGCGAACGGGTCATGCCATGTGATATGGCATTTCTGGCCATGGGCTTTCTTCACCCTGAACCGCATGGTGTGCTGGCCCAGTTGGACATTGCGCTTGACGAGCGTGGTAATGTGGCGACAACGGATTACCAAACCAATCAGGCTGGTGTGTTTGCCGCTGGTGATATGCGTACAGGACAATCGCTGGTCGTCCGGTGTATCAATGAAGGGCGCGAATGTGCCCGTGCCATTGATGGCTATCTGATGGGTGAAACGAACCTCGAAGCCAGAGCGGATTCTCTGATGCGCTCGGCCTAA
- the gltB gene encoding glutamate synthase large subunit, whose protein sequence is MALYDPSLERDNCGFGLIAHMEGQASHKLVRTAISALDRMTHRGGIAADGKTGDGCGLLLQKPDSYLRHIAQEQNWKLSKQYAVGMIFLSRDPVKAQSACDIINQELAQETLSVSGWRQVPTNPDVLGPIAAQSLPDIQQVFISAPAGWRQQDIERRLYIARRRIEKKITDDADFYICSLSTQVIVYKGLCMPADLPRFYLDLADLRMESAICLFHQRFSTNTQPRWPLAQPFRYLAHNGEINTIEGNRQWARARAYKFVSPLLPDLQSAAPFVNETGSDSSSLDNMLDLFLAGGMDLFRAMRMLVPPAWQNHPDMDSELRAFYDFNSKHMEPWDGPAGIVLSDGRHAACNLDRNGLRPARYVITKDKLITLASEVGIWDYAPDEVATKGRVGPGELLVIDTKTGKLWQSSEIDNELKSRHPYQEWLEHNVYRLKPFAELGDDQIGQRDFDNAQLKIYQKQFAMTNEEMDQILRVLGDMGQEAVGSMGDDTPMAVLSSKERLISDYFRQKFAQVTNPPIDPLREKHVMSLATSIGQEMNVFCETDGHAHRVTFDSPVLLYSDMQQLLSLDDEHYKNTIFDINYDPQEKDLKQAILDLCDAAEQAVRDGTVLIILSDRAITKHKLPIPAAMVVGAVQTRLVNTQLRCDANIIVETATTRDPHQFAVLLGFGATAIYPYLAYEVLSKMLDERVIDKSYREVMQNYRYGIDKGLYKIMSKMGISTVASYRCSQLFEAVGLHRELVDLCFHGVATRIQGASFADFQQDLFNLSRKAWAKRKSIEHGGLLKFVHGGEYHAYNPGVVNHLQAAVRSGETQDYQQFAAQVNQRPVAMLRDLMKLKKSDTPLALEKIEPATDLFKRFDSAAMSIGALSPEAHEALATAMNRLGGHSNSGEGGEDPRRFGTERNSRIKQVASGRFGVTPHYLTNADVLQIKVAQGAKPGEGGQLPGHKVTAEIARLRHSVQGVTLISPPPHHDIYSIEDLAQLIFDLKQVNPNALVSVKLVSEPGVGTIATGVAKAYADLITISGYDGGTAASPLTSVKYAGSPWELGLAETQQALVANGLRHKIRLQVDGGLKTGLDVIKGAILGAESFGFGTSPMIAMGCKFLRICHLNNCATGVATQDETLRRDYFKGLPEMVINYFTGLANEVRGYLAELGVEKLTDLIGRTDLLEVVEGLTAKQTKLDLSGILEAPVSPAGHPLFCTEPNTPFDKAALNQKIVEDALSAVESQQSLNLYYDIINTDRSVGARLSGEIAKRYGNQGLAASPIRIYLQGTAGQSFGVWNAGGVELHLTGDANDYVGKGMAGGKIVIKPHLGTAFKCNEATIIGNTCLYGATGGKLFAAGKAGERFGVRNSGTIAVIEGAGDNACEYMTGGVVAILGATGVNFGAGMTGGFAYVLDENEDFQGRVNNESVETISLQELYIHQEHLRGLIAEHLEKTGSVHAESILANFDAWIPKFYLVKPQAADLQTLLGHQSRSAAELRVQAQ, encoded by the coding sequence ATGGCTCTATATGATCCAAGTCTTGAGAGAGATAACTGTGGGTTTGGCCTGATCGCGCACATGGAAGGTCAGGCGAGTCACAAACTGGTTCGTACAGCAATTTCAGCACTGGACCGCATGACACACCGTGGCGGTATCGCAGCCGATGGTAAAACGGGAGATGGCTGCGGTTTACTCCTGCAAAAACCAGATTCTTATCTCAGACACATTGCACAAGAACAAAACTGGAAGCTGAGCAAACAATATGCTGTCGGGATGATTTTCCTGAGCCGGGATCCGGTAAAAGCACAATCAGCCTGCGACATTATCAATCAAGAACTCGCTCAGGAAACTCTCTCCGTGAGCGGGTGGCGTCAAGTGCCAACCAACCCAGACGTGCTCGGGCCTATCGCAGCCCAATCATTACCGGATATTCAACAAGTCTTTATTTCTGCACCAGCCGGATGGCGGCAGCAGGATATTGAACGACGCCTGTATATCGCCCGACGTCGTATCGAGAAAAAAATCACCGATGATGCTGATTTCTACATCTGCTCACTGTCTACTCAGGTCATCGTCTATAAAGGGCTGTGTATGCCCGCAGATTTGCCCCGTTTCTATCTGGATCTCGCAGATTTACGGATGGAATCGGCTATCTGTCTGTTCCACCAGCGCTTCTCAACCAACACACAACCACGCTGGCCACTGGCTCAGCCTTTCCGCTATCTGGCTCATAACGGTGAAATCAACACCATTGAAGGGAACCGTCAGTGGGCAAGAGCAAGAGCGTATAAATTCGTTTCACCTTTATTGCCAGACCTCCAGTCAGCGGCTCCGTTTGTCAACGAAACCGGCTCTGACTCATCAAGTCTCGATAATATGTTGGATCTGTTCCTCGCCGGTGGCATGGATCTGTTCCGGGCGATGCGGATGCTCGTGCCGCCAGCATGGCAGAACCATCCGGATATGGATTCGGAGTTACGCGCATTCTACGATTTTAACTCCAAGCATATGGAACCATGGGATGGCCCGGCCGGGATAGTCCTGTCTGACGGACGTCATGCAGCCTGCAACCTCGATCGCAATGGACTGCGACCAGCCCGTTATGTGATCACCAAAGATAAACTCATTACGCTGGCGTCAGAAGTCGGTATCTGGGATTACGCACCGGATGAGGTCGCGACCAAAGGTCGGGTTGGCCCCGGAGAATTGCTGGTGATTGACACCAAAACAGGCAAGCTGTGGCAATCGTCAGAAATCGATAACGAACTGAAGAGTCGCCACCCTTATCAAGAGTGGCTGGAACATAACGTTTATCGCCTCAAGCCATTTGCAGAATTGGGTGACGATCAAATTGGTCAACGTGATTTTGATAATGCACAACTGAAGATTTATCAGAAACAGTTTGCCATGACCAATGAAGAAATGGATCAGATCCTGCGGGTATTAGGCGACATGGGACAGGAAGCTGTTGGCTCAATGGGTGACGATACCCCAATGGCTGTGCTTTCCTCCAAAGAACGTCTGATCAGTGACTACTTCCGGCAAAAATTTGCGCAGGTGACCAACCCACCGATCGATCCATTACGTGAAAAACATGTGATGTCGCTGGCAACCAGTATCGGTCAGGAGATGAATGTCTTCTGCGAAACCGATGGTCATGCGCACCGGGTAACATTTGATTCACCGGTACTGCTCTATTCCGACATGCAGCAGCTATTAAGTCTGGATGACGAGCACTATAAAAACACCATCTTTGATATCAACTACGATCCACAGGAAAAAGATCTCAAACAAGCGATTCTTGACCTGTGTGACGCTGCCGAACAAGCCGTGCGTGATGGAACCGTCCTGATCATTTTATCGGATCGAGCGATCACCAAACATAAACTACCGATCCCTGCCGCGATGGTTGTCGGTGCTGTTCAGACCCGGCTGGTCAATACCCAGTTGCGTTGTGATGCCAATATTATTGTCGAAACGGCAACCACCCGTGATCCACACCAATTTGCGGTACTGTTGGGCTTTGGTGCGACAGCGATTTACCCCTACCTCGCTTATGAAGTGCTCAGCAAAATGCTGGATGAAAGGGTGATCGACAAGAGTTATCGGGAAGTGATGCAAAACTATCGTTACGGCATCGATAAAGGCCTGTATAAAATCATGTCGAAAATGGGCATCTCAACCGTTGCTTCTTACCGTTGTTCCCAGCTTTTCGAAGCCGTCGGACTACACCGGGAGCTGGTTGATCTCTGTTTCCACGGTGTCGCCACCCGGATTCAGGGTGCGAGCTTCGCGGACTTCCAACAGGATCTGTTTAACCTGTCACGTAAAGCCTGGGCAAAACGCAAATCAATTGAACATGGTGGACTGCTGAAATTTGTCCACGGTGGTGAATACCACGCATATAACCCCGGTGTTGTGAATCATCTGCAAGCTGCGGTTCGTTCCGGTGAGACGCAGGACTATCAACAGTTTGCCGCACAAGTCAACCAACGCCCGGTGGCGATGTTACGTGACTTGATGAAACTGAAAAAATCAGACACACCACTCGCACTGGAGAAAATTGAACCAGCGACAGATCTGTTTAAGCGCTTCGATTCTGCCGCGATGTCAATCGGTGCGCTCAGTCCGGAAGCGCACGAAGCGCTGGCAACGGCCATGAACCGTTTAGGCGGTCATTCAAACTCTGGTGAAGGGGGTGAAGATCCACGCCGTTTCGGTACCGAGCGTAACTCTCGCATCAAACAAGTTGCCTCAGGACGCTTTGGGGTAACACCTCATTATCTGACGAATGCCGATGTCTTGCAGATCAAAGTGGCTCAAGGTGCGAAACCCGGTGAAGGCGGTCAGTTACCCGGTCATAAAGTGACGGCTGAAATTGCCCGTCTGCGCCACTCAGTCCAAGGCGTGACCCTGATTTCACCGCCACCGCACCACGACATCTACTCAATCGAAGATTTAGCCCAACTGATCTTCGATCTGAAGCAAGTCAATCCCAATGCACTGGTCTCGGTAAAACTGGTTTCCGAACCGGGTGTCGGCACCATCGCAACCGGCGTTGCCAAAGCCTATGCCGACTTGATTACGATCTCCGGTTATGACGGTGGAACGGCAGCCAGCCCGCTGACGTCAGTCAAATATGCCGGTAGCCCTTGGGAGCTGGGGCTTGCAGAAACACAGCAAGCACTGGTGGCAAATGGCCTGCGCCATAAAATCCGCCTTCAGGTCGATGGCGGTCTGAAAACCGGATTAGATGTGATTAAAGGGGCGATTCTGGGGGCAGAAAGCTTTGGATTTGGTACATCACCAATGATTGCCATGGGATGTAAATTCCTGAGAATCTGTCATCTGAATAACTGTGCAACAGGGGTCGCCACTCAGGATGAAACCCTGCGTCGGGATTATTTCAAAGGATTACCGGAGATGGTGATCAACTACTTCACCGGATTAGCCAATGAAGTCCGTGGCTATCTGGCTGAATTAGGTGTTGAGAAATTAACCGATCTCATCGGACGTACCGACCTGTTGGAAGTGGTTGAAGGCTTGACGGCCAAGCAGACCAAACTGGATCTGTCCGGCATTCTGGAGGCACCGGTGTCTCCTGCAGGTCACCCACTGTTCTGCACAGAACCCAATACACCATTTGATAAAGCTGCGCTCAACCAAAAAATCGTTGAGGATGCACTCAGTGCTGTTGAAAGCCAGCAATCGCTGAACCTGTACTACGACATCATCAACACCGATCGCTCTGTCGGCGCCCGGTTGTCCGGAGAAATCGCCAAACGTTACGGTAACCAAGGGCTGGCGGCATCGCCAATCCGGATTTACTTACAAGGGACTGCCGGACAGTCGTTCGGTGTCTGGAATGCCGGCGGAGTGGAGCTTCATCTGACGGGTGATGCGAACGACTATGTCGGCAAAGGCATGGCAGGCGGTAAAATTGTTATCAAGCCGCATTTGGGCACAGCTTTCAAATGCAATGAAGCAACCATCATCGGGAACACCTGCTTATACGGTGCAACCGGCGGTAAACTGTTCGCTGCCGGTAAAGCAGGCGAACGTTTCGGAGTTCGTAACTCCGGAACCATTGCGGTGATTGAAGGCGCTGGCGATAACGCCTGTGAATACATGACCGGTGGCGTGGTGGCAATACTGGGGGCTACCGGGGTGAACTTCGGTGCCGGAATGACCGGTGGGTTTGCCTATGTCCTCGATGAGAACGAAGACTTCCAAGGCCGTGTGAATAATGAATCTGTTGAAACGATTTCGCTGCAAGAACTCTACATTCATCAGGAACATTTACGTGGTTTAATTGCAGAACATCTGGAGAAAACCGGCTCCGTTCACGCTGAATCGATCTTAGCGAATTTCGATGCGTGGATTCCGAAGTTCTATCTCGTTAAACCACAAGCGGCTGATCTGCAAACACTGCTGGGGCATCAAAGCCGCAGTGCTGCAGAACTTCGCGTTCAAGCACAATAA